A window from Streptomyces sp. NBC_00335 encodes these proteins:
- a CDS encoding 2,3-dihydro-2,3-dihydroxybenzoate dehydrogenase: MYGVETTDSGIALVTGAAGGIGEEVVRILAERGLTVAAVDRDADALGDTVAKLRAEGLNVEAFPCDVTVSARVDSLVDTVEQVLGPVRYLVNSAGVLRLGQAVSLSDEDWAATFAVNTTGVFHVSRAVVGRMVERRSGAVVTVASNAAGTPRTGMAAYAASKAATAMFTKCLGLEVARYGIRCNVVAPGSTATPMLTSLWADGGADGSGERGSIDGIADEFRVGIPLGKLARPLDVAQAVAFLLSDHASHITLHDLTVDGGAALGV; this comes from the coding sequence ATGTACGGAGTGGAAACGACGGACAGCGGGATCGCATTGGTCACCGGTGCGGCCGGCGGCATCGGCGAGGAGGTCGTACGCATCCTGGCGGAGCGCGGCCTGACCGTCGCGGCCGTGGACCGGGACGCCGACGCGCTCGGCGACACCGTGGCCAAACTGCGGGCCGAAGGGCTCAACGTCGAGGCGTTCCCCTGTGACGTGACCGTCTCGGCCCGGGTGGACAGCCTGGTCGACACCGTGGAGCAGGTCCTGGGGCCCGTGCGGTACCTGGTCAACTCCGCCGGCGTACTGCGCCTGGGCCAGGCCGTGTCCCTGTCCGACGAGGACTGGGCGGCCACCTTCGCGGTCAACACCACCGGCGTCTTCCACGTCTCGCGCGCCGTCGTCGGCCGCATGGTGGAACGCCGCTCGGGAGCGGTGGTCACCGTCGCCTCGAACGCCGCCGGCACGCCCCGGACCGGGATGGCCGCCTACGCGGCGTCCAAGGCGGCGACGGCCATGTTCACCAAGTGCCTGGGCCTGGAGGTGGCCAGGTACGGAATCCGGTGCAACGTCGTGGCCCCCGGATCCACCGCCACCCCGATGCTGACCTCCCTCTGGGCGGACGGCGGCGCGGACGGCAGCGGCGAGCGCGGCTCGATCGACGGCATCGCGGACGAGTTCCGGGTGGGCATCCCCCTCGGCAAGCTGGCCCGCCCCCTCGATGTGGCCCAGGCGGTGGCGTTCCTGCTCTCCGACCACGCCTCCCACATCACCCTGCACGACCTCACCGTCGACGGCGGCGCCGCCCTCGGCGTCTGA
- a CDS encoding isochorismatase family protein, whose protein sequence is MAGIPPIDPYPMPSEGDLPVNTADWTVDPDRAVLLIHDMQRYFLRPFPEGESPVGDLVRNATLLREQCAALGIPVAYTAQPGGMSEQERGLLKDFWGPGMKVSPEDRRVVDPIEPGPSDWVFTKWRYSAFFKSELLERMRFQGRDQLVVCGVYAHVGVMATVVEAFTNDIRSFLVADAVADFSEAQHRFALDYVAQRAGVVKTTKSVLAELTAPGGAR, encoded by the coding sequence ATGGCGGGAATTCCGCCCATCGATCCGTACCCCATGCCCTCCGAGGGAGACCTCCCCGTCAACACCGCCGACTGGACGGTCGACCCCGACCGGGCGGTGCTGCTGATCCACGACATGCAGCGCTACTTCCTGCGCCCGTTCCCCGAGGGCGAGTCCCCGGTCGGCGACCTCGTGCGCAACGCGACGCTGCTGCGCGAACAGTGCGCCGCCCTCGGCATCCCGGTCGCGTACACCGCGCAACCCGGCGGCATGTCGGAACAGGAGCGCGGTCTCCTCAAGGACTTCTGGGGCCCCGGGATGAAGGTCTCGCCCGAGGACCGCCGGGTGGTCGACCCCATCGAACCGGGCCCCTCCGACTGGGTGTTCACCAAGTGGCGCTACAGCGCCTTCTTCAAGTCGGAGCTGCTGGAGCGCATGCGCTTCCAGGGCCGCGACCAGCTCGTCGTCTGCGGTGTGTACGCCCACGTGGGCGTGATGGCGACGGTCGTGGAGGCCTTCACCAACGACATCCGGTCCTTCCTCGTCGCGGACGCCGTCGCCGACTTCTCCGAGGCGCAGCACCGGTTCGCCCTGGACTACGTCGCCCAGCGCGCGGGGGTCGTCAAGACCACCAAGTCCGTGCTCGCCGAGCTCACCGCGCCGGGCGGTGCCCGGTGA